The Lycium ferocissimum isolate CSIRO_LF1 unplaced genomic scaffold, AGI_CSIRO_Lferr_CH_V1 ctg17182, whole genome shotgun sequence genome has a segment encoding these proteins:
- the LOC132042695 gene encoding uncharacterized protein LOC132042695 — MNRCGMEDAGFIGSTYTWCNNRRPSKRIWKRLDKVSFNDSWLHKFQNSVVRHLSRTGSDHRPLLFKCYDDMNEGIKYFRFLNFWSDQPGFYDIVKKEWEIHIKGNPMWILQQKLKNLGRQLSIWSKEVIGDVFQKMVEWEETVQRLEDMDTLDNTEETRAELNKGQAEYVTWMAMQESLLKQQAQIKWYEEGDANTRYFHNIIKDRRRRLHLHRIQNHRGKWIQNEGKIGKTVVKHFKNLFNLPEPTVDETVVSCITKCISEEDNFFTV, encoded by the coding sequence ATGAACAGATGTGGGATGGAGGATGCTGGTTTCATAGGCTCTACCTATACTTGGTGTAATAACAGAAGACCAAGCAAAAGGATATGGAAGAGGTTGGACAAAGTGTCGTTTAATGATAGTTGGCTTCACAAATTCCAAAACAGCGTGGTTAGGCATTTAAGTAGGACAGGGTCCGACCATAGACCTCTACTATTTAAATGCTATGATGATATGAATGAGGGTATTAAATATTTTAGATTCCTGAATTTTTGGAGTGATCAACCGGGTTTCTATGATATAGTAAAGAAGGAATGGGAAATTCATATTAAGGGGAACCCAATGTGGATTCTACAACAAAAGTTGAAGAACTTAGGAAGGCAGCTTAGTATCTGGTCGAAAGAAGTCATTGGTGATGTTTTCCAAAAGATGGTGGAATGGGAGGAAACTGTCCAGAGATTAGAAGATATGGACACACTTGACAATACCGAAGAAACCAGGGCTGAGTTAAATAAGGGACAGGCAGAATATGTCACTTGGATGGCTATGCAGGAGTCTCTTCTTAAACAACAAGCTCAAATAAAGTGGTACGAAGAAGGAGACGCCAACACAAGATActttcataatatcataaaagatAGAAGGAGAAGGCTACATCTTCATAGAATCCAAAATCATAGAGGGAAGTGGATTCAGAACGAAGGTAAAATTGGCAAAACTGTTGTCaaacattttaaaaatcttttcaaTTTGCCAGAGCCTACAGTGGACGAAACCGTGGTTTCCTGTATTACCAAATGCATTTCTGAAGAGGATAACTTTTTTACCGTCTAA